GACGAAGTTTGTCAGAAAATACGCCGATTACAACTAAGGATGTAATAGCGGAAGATGGCATTTTCGTGTTTGAATGCGACTGACACGATGTCTATCGGTGCGCAACGTGCCCATTCGTGTGATCTGGAAGGCGTTTTTATGGGTGCTCAGGCGTGGGCGCTGCTCCCACCAAGCTCACCACTGCTCCCGCCAAGCTCGCCAAGACCGAACTGGTTGACTCACATCTTGCAGTTTGAGAAAAGGACGTCTGGCACGACACTTTGGCGTCAGAATGAGGTGTGAACCCAAAGAATGCACGTGCCAGACGGCTCTATTCTGACATCCTCACCTGCTTCTCGCGCAAACAACATCGCGACTCTTTTCAGGTCTTCCTGGACCTCCTCCTCGACGGTTCCGGTCGTCCCCTGCCCACTCGCGCAACCGTCAAATCGCCCTCCGCGATCAGTCGATTCCTCAACCACACGATCTGGGATCTCCGGACACTCTGCCGCTTCATGCGCCAGGCTGCACTCCAGCTCTTCAATGACACCTGGAAACATGCTCCACACCAGCGTCCCCGGGTCGAATTCCTGGTCGACCTGACCAGCCTCGAAAAGGCAGGAAAGTTCCCCGGACTCTCCGACTGGATGCACGTCCTGAACGCCGTTCACGGCGTTCACCTGATCGTCCTGTACATCTGCTGTGGAGACATGAAGCTCCCCTGGGCCTTTCAGATCTGGCGTGGAAAAGGCACGTCCTCACCCGCCGCGTTAGCCCTCAAACTGCTCCGCAGTGTTCCACCCGTCATGCTTCAGGGGAAGCGCCGCCCCGTCTGCATGCAGATGGGGGCTTCGAAAGTGCGGAGTTCATTGAGGCGGTCCTGGACAGAGGAATAGACATCGTGATCGGTGTCCGGCGCAACAGAACGCTCGCGAATGGGACACCCATCCACGAGCTGATGACCCGCGGGTACAAGGCACAGCTCCAGGGTCTGAAACCCACCATGTACGTCTCGTGGGCATGGCTATACCGGAACAAAGAGCCAGAGCAGCGCTTCGTCATGTCGAACATCAATCTGGGCGGCAAATATCTGGCCAGAGTCGGGAAACGACGCTGGCGGATCGAGGGCTTCTTCAAGACCATCAAGGGGCGGTTCGGCCTGGAGCGGTTCGCGCAGCACAGCAAAACAGGTGTGATGCGGTGGTGGTGCCTTTCAGGGCTGGCGTACCTGCTCTGTCACCTGGCGGATCAGGATGTGCCGCCCAGACCACCGGGAACATGGCCGGATTGGGGGGCGTTAGCGAGAACCGTTCGGTTCTCGTTCACCTCGGAAGTGCGTCTCAGAGCGCTTCAATTGGAAATCGATGAGGTTTTCGCTTTCCAGGACGCACTTTCTGCCCCTGTTACCTAAACTGCAAGATGTAAGTTGACCGGATCGCCACTCAGACTGGGCTGACCAGGAAGCAGGCCGGTGACGCGTTCGACGTCCTGATCGAGAGCGTGGTGATCAGCCTGAAGAATTGTTAGAGCGTTGGCCCGGGCACCCTGCATGTCCGCGCGACGGCCGCCCAGAACGGCGTGAAGCCGAGCAACAGCGAGAAGATCCAAATCCCGGCCGACAAGAAAGTGGCCTTGCTTCCCTCCCGTGCGCGCCGCCTGCGAACCGTCCTGCCGACCAGAACAGTGAGGCTGAGGCTCCTTCACCGTACGCCATCACGGAGACCCGGCATCACCCTGGGACGGGACACGCTGACGGTCACGCAGTTCACCTTCTGGCCCTACTGACCCTTGGGCTCCGCGGCACGCCAGGACACAATTCACGCTATGCTGCATGTACCCCGGAGGTCACCCAAGCATCTGACCAATGGGAACACCCCCCGCGCGGCTTGCCGGCCGTTGTTCGCAGAGGGTGTACGCAGATCACAACTCGAAGTGTTGTGCGGATTGTCGAGATCCGCAGGCATCGGCCTGTGCTCAGGATACGCGTCTGAGCACGCCCGGTCAACGGACCGGGCAGGGAAGTCATACCCCAGGATGCGTTGGAGCCTCTCCATGAGCACCGAAGACGTCATCATCAGTCAGCCCGCCGGAACCCGCACCCTCGCCCTGCGCGAGTCCTACCTCGCCATCTGCGGCGGCGACAAGTGCGAAGCGCACCTCCTGAACAGCCTGGAACGCTGGTACGCCTACAAGCTCAAGAACCGCCGCCAGGCCCGCCACGCCAACCGCACCGCCCAGGCCGGAGGCGAAGCCCCCACCGCCGACGAGGGCCTGTGGGTCTTCATGAGTGCCCAGGAGTGGGTCACGGAGCTACTGAACCAGTACGACGAGAAGACCGTCCGCACCAAACTGACCCGCCTCGTCGAGCGGGGGTTCGTGGACCGCCGCAGCAACCCGACCCGCCCCTGGGACCGCAAACCCCAGTGGCTGTTCCAGCGCTCTGCCGTGCAGGCCGCCGTGGATGCCTGGGACGGCAGCCGCGGCCCGCAGGACCTTGACCCGGAAGGACCGGACGGACCCGAAACCGGGGAAAACTCCCGCCAGGACGAGTCGGGCATCGACACCGGGACCACTCGGGAAAATGCCCGGATGCAGTCGGGCAAAGTTCCGGATGCATCCGGGCAAATGCCCGCGTCCATCCGGGCAAATGCCCGCAGCAATACCACAGGGATCTCTCACAGGGGTCCTTCCCAGGAATCAATCACAGGTGGTGAACACAACATCACTGGTGACGCGCGCGCGCACGCGCCTATCCAACCCACCGCGCCTGTGGCCGAACAGACCCCGCGCCGGTCACCACCACGGTCGCTGCGCGAGAAGA
Above is a window of Deinococcus sp. LM3 DNA encoding:
- a CDS encoding transposase, with translation MDRGIDIVIGVRRNRTLANGTPIHELMTRGYKAQLQGLKPTMYVSWAWLYRNKEPEQRFVMSNINLGGKYLARVGKRRWRIEGFFKTIKGRFGLERFAQHSKTGVMRWWCLSGLAYLLCHLADQDVPPRPPGTWPDWGALARTVRFSFTSEVRLRALQLEIDEVFAFQDALSAPVT